From a single Fulvivirga ulvae genomic region:
- a CDS encoding isoaspartyl peptidase/L-asparaginase family protein, which yields MKRRDILKIASLSLPAWGISQSLFGKVLPASRISAKGPVVISTWNHGLMANDEAWKVLEKKGNALDAAEKGVMIVENDPENQTVGIGGFPDRDGIVTLDACVMSKDGCGAVAFLQDIKNPVAVARKVMEETPHVMIVGEGAKQFALAQGFKPENLLTEKTAKDYKEWLKTSEYKPVINIENHDTIGLLAMDHNGDISGACTTSGAAWKMHGRVGDSPIIGAGLFVDNEIGGACATGLGETVIRSAGSAMVVELMRHGYGPAEACKEVVKRIVKNEKDIANIQVGFLALRKDGTYGAYSIHKGFTYAVKTPELSKLLDSPAVNS from the coding sequence ATGAAGAGAAGAGACATCCTTAAAATAGCATCCCTTAGCCTGCCGGCATGGGGCATTTCCCAGAGCCTTTTCGGGAAGGTGCTTCCTGCTTCGCGAATATCTGCCAAAGGCCCTGTTGTAATATCCACCTGGAATCACGGCCTGATGGCCAATGATGAGGCCTGGAAGGTGCTGGAAAAGAAAGGCAACGCCCTGGACGCGGCGGAAAAAGGTGTGATGATCGTAGAAAATGATCCTGAAAATCAAACGGTAGGCATTGGAGGCTTCCCGGACAGAGATGGCATCGTTACCCTTGACGCCTGTGTCATGAGTAAAGACGGATGTGGTGCTGTGGCCTTTTTACAGGATATCAAAAACCCGGTGGCCGTAGCGCGTAAAGTGATGGAAGAAACGCCGCACGTTATGATCGTAGGAGAAGGCGCCAAACAATTTGCCCTCGCCCAAGGATTTAAGCCGGAAAATTTATTGACGGAGAAAACAGCCAAAGACTATAAAGAATGGCTCAAAACCTCGGAATACAAACCTGTGATCAACATCGAAAACCATGATACCATCGGCTTGCTGGCCATGGACCATAATGGTGATATTTCGGGAGCCTGCACTACCAGCGGTGCAGCCTGGAAAATGCACGGCAGGGTGGGCGACTCACCGATCATAGGTGCAGGGCTTTTTGTAGACAACGAAATCGGCGGGGCATGCGCGACAGGCCTTGGCGAAACCGTGATCAGGTCAGCCGGAAGTGCTATGGTAGTTGAACTGATGCGCCACGGCTATGGGCCGGCGGAGGCTTGCAAGGAAGTGGTGAAGCGTATTGTGAAAAACGAAAAGGATATCGCCAACATACAGGTCGGCTTTTTGGCACTACGCAAAGACGGTACCTATGGAGCGTACAGCATTCACAAAGGCTTTACCTACGCAGTCAAAACCCCCGAATTATCAAAATTATTAGACTCACCTGCTGTAAACAGTTAA